The genomic interval CCCTGCTAAGTActatcaaaacaaaacattaatttcCAATTCGTCACCACACACCAGAATGGCCAAAATCTTTGTGAATACAATAAGCTGAGAGAGTAAACAGTCTTTGTGAAtacaagaaacaaaatatagaCCCCACGGCAATAAACTAATGGCATAtcttggctaaattacatttgtagtcctttaacttaatctcaggtaacgttttagtcctttatcttttttttttccgacttggtcctttattttaattttaagtgacaatttgatattttatgttttaaaatttcaacaatgttatccttttttatacaaaatttcaaaaaaaaaattcaatcaaaactcataaaattaattatattcttcaatataatacaaatttcatcaaattcgtaacgcaaatcttcaaataaactcatattttcatactttatttgatattgttaggaataaaggactaaatcgggaaaaaaaaaagataaaggactaaaacgttacctgagattaagttaaaggaccacaaatgtaatttagccggCATATCTTATATAGAATAAACTTTGGGATGCGATGTTGCACAGCTAGAATGAAAAGCGATTAGAAACCtgtgtgtcattcgatgaatcTACCAAggatgtatttattatttgtattgtaCTTCACCTTAATCAGTTTTAAGGTTGTCACAACTCCTACAAACTAGATTTCAACATGAGAAATAGAGAGATGAAATAATACAGCTACTCTGCCCACTGCCAGAANNNNNNNNNNNNNNNNNNNNNNNNNNNNNNNNNNNGGAACAGTTAAATATTCCAGAACATTACCTATCAGTAAATCAGTCAATTTTTCTATGTCCTTGACGTGGAAAATATAAAGATGAGCGGTAATTCTTTAGCTATGCAGACATCCTTCGAGATATATTTCTATGAAGGAAACACTATTCTTTAGTCGTACAGGGGAAAGTGATTCATCATTTATGCCAAGTATTTAAGAACTTCATTACCAATGCTAGGATATCTGCAGAAGAGGAAGGAATGAGCTTAAGTAAGTATGGCTTTTATGAATATGTTTATAAGTTTGTTTGTAAATTGGTAAATTCATTAGAGCCATGAACTTCACAACTAAGCCATCCTGATACTAAAAGGCACGAGAAGTTGACATGTTATTAATCAGTGCACAGTTTGATCCACAGAGTAGTGTTGCTCCAAAATACCACAGCTATATTCAGAAAACACCAGTAGCAAGTACTTTTAGGAATTGGGAAATTAACAATGACATAAACAAGTCCTTGtcattataaaagatatttCTATCATTATCATCAGTATTGTAAAAATAGtggaaaataaaacaaacttgTATACACAGCTCGAACTCAATATAGCAAACCAATTTGAAGGGAGTGGGAAAATGTAGGTATATATCTACTTAAACTGCCAATAATTGAGTATAGCCTTCTGACGGGAAGTTTTTATGTGACTTATTCATGTAGAGTCCTCCTCCTTCAGCATAACAACAAAAACCCCATCACCCCCAAATCTAAATCGACAAAGACATCTTCAATTCAATCAAGAACCCCCACTGTGGGTGTTAGGAAATCACCCAGGTTAAACAACAAGGTTCAGTCGCTAAGACGATCTTCTAGATTCTCCAATAAAAAATCTCCCCCTAAGAAAATTGATGTTAAAAGGAGCAAAATTTCGTTCACGTCATTTGATGAGAGTGAAGAGTGGTGATGGTAAAACGGAGGTGGATAGTGGGGTTGTTGAAGATGGTGGAAAAGGGAAAAGGAAGTGCAGTGGTGATGAAATAGTGGAAAGGTTGAGGAAGGAAGAAGTTGAAGGTGGAGTAAATGGGAAAAGAAAGCGCGGTGGTGAAATTGCACAAGGGTGGACGATTGAACAAGAATTGGCTCTTCATACAGCTTATTTTACTGCAAAACTTAGTCCCCATTTCTGGAAGAATGTTTCAAAACGGTGTTTGAGTTTTTGTAACAAAAGTTTGACTAAaggactattttaaaatgaaactatatttgcAGAGATGtggaaaaaaaaactttacgaggaccaaaataaatagaaaattataattgcaaggatcaaagacatatttaaacctattttttaaaacaaaatacataccaaaacaactaaacattattttttgtttgaaatgcAGAACAGAACACTGAAAAGCAATACCAATTCGACCTCAACAAGTGGAAAATTCTTAATGAGGGGACGAATTTTTGGCAGAGCTTCAAAGTTAAACTGCAATTGTTGTAGCCGGTCTATAATTTACACACTAGTAAGTAGTAAGTACAAAATTGTAATAGTTTAGGATTGGCATGTTTTTATTCTTCAGAACTGAAATTCATACTAAAGATAACGGACCATGCTTCTTTAAGTAACTATAACAACAATAACCAAGCTTTTTGCCATTAGATGAGATTGGGTAAATGGTACAATCAATGCTAAAAGGTAAAGAGTCCTGTCATGAATGATTTATCTCCAAATCTCTTAATGTTTGGCTGATGGTTTTACTTGGTCTTCTTTCACCTCTAACTATTGAACTACTCTTCATCTAGTCCACCTTCTTTAGCTCTACAGAACTTCTCCACACATACTCTAATCTCACCTAAAACAATACTCTACCATGTTATCTATAATGGGGTCTAGAGCTACTGCAATTTTATCtgatttttaatgttatatagTCTTTTATGCATTGTAAAACTCTCATTTCTGCAGCACCAATTATACTtagttttttattctttaacaaCAAATATTCAATCCTGTATGAAACTGCAGCTCTTATAATTGGGGGAATAAACTTTTCTTTCAGCTTAACAGCTACTTATTTGACTAAATGTAATCGCAAGGATGAAGGCTTTAGCAAAGTTTAATAAACAAGGATTCATTAGATTGCCACTACTCTGGCAATAAACCATCTTTCTCAAAAACAAATAAGGTGCCAAAGCACATGAACAAAACTACTACTTACAAATACATTCAATAACAATACAAAACGAATAAACTTTGAAATTTAACAAAGAATTATCTATATAGACAGCAAAtgcaattataatattaaatttgtcgATTCTATCTTCAACAAACAAATGCAGCATCAACTATCAATAAAACATGTAAGGTAAAGTAAATTGCCCCAACTATCACAGTACCAATTCACTATCACATATAAAGGACAGAAGTAGTCTAAGACCACCAAATGAAGCCATGGCATACGTCTCCCGTTACCATCATACTACATTAGGCGGTAATAATGTATACGCATAACAATCTAGCCCtcataattaatacatatatgATCAAGTTAGACTAAACTACTCATCAATGAGTCACAGTTCACAACACGACAATGTGtaatcagttttccaaaaccaCTAACCTTAAATTCAAACCCTCAAAAGCTGCATCTTATTAGCAAAAGCAATAGCAATCCAATCAGGCTGAGCAGCAGACCACTGAAGCTGGTTAATTTCATAACCAGAAGAATACATAGACATTGGATCAATCCCATTAGGACCAGCCACAGTAGGCAACTCCCAAATAAGAGCTTGTGTATCATCCCCAGCTGAACAAATATGCCTAGAACTTCTTGGAGCCCAAGCAATAGCGTTAACACCGGCACGGTGTCTCTCCAATTCAGCCACTGGTGTAGTGGGTGATCTAATATCCAAAATCACAACTTTATTACTATCCATCAAAATTGTTGCCATATACCTCAAATCCTTCTTGTTCCAAGCTAAACGAAGCAAAGGGGTGTCTGGTTGAGGACTCTCGTAGATAATCGTTGAATGCTCCTTGTCCCTTAGGTCAAAAATCCTAACAGACCCATCAGCGGAAACAGAAGCGAAAACCCTAGATTCCCCCCAAGCAATGTCGTAAACCTCTTTATCATGTGCAATAAGCTGCGTTTCAACGACGCCTCTTTCAATGTCCCAGATAGTGCAAGTAGTGTCGATGCTGGAAGTTCCGATGCGTTTAGGTTCAATGTCGTTCCAATCAAAGGATGTCAATGGAGCGCAAAATTCACTGGTTTTGCTATTGTTGAAAAGAGAAAGAGCTTCGACGGAATTTTCGCGAACTTCCCAAAGACGGAGATAGTCGCCGGAGGTAGCAAGAAGGTCGGAGGAGGTTTTGAGGAGGGAGGAATGGGTGGAGGGATGGAACATGAGTTTTGTGGGTGGGTAAGGGTGATCGAAGGAAAGTGAAGGTTGAGGTTTAATGGAGAGGGTATCAGGGTTGAAAGAGAGGATATCGATGCGGTTAGTGTATTCTTCGATGAAACTTCCAACGGCGATGCGTTGTTGTTGTTGGGAGTTGGGGTTTGAAGAGAAGGCCATGGCGTAAAGAGGATAAGGGGAATCATATGTGACGGAATTATCGGATCGGAGATTGGATTCTTGAGTGGAATTCTCCATTTTTTTAAGTGAACGGTGATTGAAGGGGAAGGGGTGAAGGTGTGGAAGAAGAAGATACTGAAAAGGGAAGtgaagataaaaaaagttaGGTGGGAAGCATAAATGAAGAGAACGAGTCAATGAAGCACGCGCCTTCTTCCTTCTTCACTTTACGTTCTTTTTCATAAATTCCAACTGCAAAAGGTTGTTTGTTAGctatggattaatattttaatattatattttaaaattttgtttaattttgtcattagtttaatttttttggtgAAGTAGACATGGTGACGTGGCTTACATGACATGGCTACAAAATAGATGACTCgtcattatttattaaaaacaaaaaataattaattttgttcatCACAAATCCAAGTCTTGTATACAAACTCAAACCTTCACCCAAAACCCAGGACAAAAGAAACTCAATACAAAATCCTCATCCTGTTTCTTCCATTTCCCCACATCACCTATACCCCCATCACAACAAAAGATAAGAAAATGTGAAACTAATGTGATAtcttcaaacaaacaaaaaacagaAGAAGGAAAAAATGAGTTTCACTGCTTTAATTCATTCGCAATTTTGAAACTCACACTTGTAGATTGTAGATCAGCATTCCAGaaaaaaaacccaaaaataaaaaattatgaaatagaGAAAGATTGGAAGGGAGTTAGATCTGTGACCTCAAAAGGTATAGAATTAGGAAATTAGATCTTGTCGCCCACTCTCGTACTCTCTGCGGCGTTCATGCGTCGCCACCAAGCCTACTTGACCCACTCACAGCGCCTGCGCCTGACATGTCGCCTCCATCCTCGCTCGCCCGGTTGTCCCCATGGCAGCATAGTAATCTAGACGAATGAATCAACATAAGTATCTTCaccttaacaaaaaaaattagactaatgattgaattaaaagtgttttgaaattgtaatattttttttctagatatttaaatcaaaatgaCCATTATTAACatggatattttaaataattaagtttttttattttataaatctaaatataagtttgaatttaacaatttttattgaaCAATTATTAATGTTTCGAATACATAAATATAGGAATAGCTCGATTACAAAGTGAATTGAATTTGTCTATTATCAAACCACCACCTATTGCGGCTCTCACCTAAACTTATGTATGTTATGATACACtcttaatatttaacttttttttctttcttttttaacttttaatttttgtctTCTTCACTATTTCTCTAGCACTACAAACATGACAACATTTTTCTTTATGCTAATTACAAGTATCATATATATGAATGTAACAATTGATCAGTCAACACAAACTTAATAACCAAATAACCGTTTCATTTGACACTACCCTACTGTCTAACCAATATGAGCTTAAAAAAGAACCTCGAACACCATGAAATCTTCTCCAGCTTATCAATTCTTGTGTTTCTCTAGTAACAAACTTCAATTGATAAAAGGGCAAGGAAGAATGGTGAGCTCATTGCAAGCAACATATGTAGACAAGttggaaaagaaagaaaggatgTAATGACATGTTTTTTGTCCTCAAGCAACATATATGtgttaaataaaaatctattgtTAGGGATACGAAGACCAAAGAGGGAATTTggtgtttagggttttggaCAAGGAGTTGGAAATTAAATGTGACGATTGCATGACATTACTAGCCAATGCAAACATGGATATAATTGTTCTTCCAAAAAGATTATGGCACGAGACTTGCACATTGAGAATTAGCATTTGGCCTCTACAATCTTGTTATGCATAAAccaaactaaattttattaagAATTGTAATCCCTTTACATATTCATAATTCTATTACAGAGTATTAGGAGAAGTTCAAGTCAAACTATATTTTGAAAGTGAccaataatgattttttttatttgacataTGATTCATTGATTTTGGAATATAACTTTCAATTGCAACAATCACTTACTATGGAGCAATGGAGGGTAAGGGATATGGGAGAACATGAAGGAATTGCATAAGGGAGGCTATCTAGTGTAGAGATAGTGAGGTGGCCGGTGTAATAGGGTGAATGAGCAAATATGGGGAAGAATGATGGAATTTTTGCATGTATatccattttttataaaaaaaaataaaaataaaaataaaaataaaaactaatcaaTAAATCCtacattgaaatttatatacaaaaatattctattttttttttaaggtcaCATCCCCGCAACTACCTAaaggatgatttttttttttgcaggaGATCACAACTCTGAGATGTGATAATCTATAAACTAATATAACCTCCAGCTAGCAAAattaagagagagaaaaattaaGGGTTATAGATGGTCACATCTCAGAGATGTATGTGACCTCCtactacaaaatatatatatatatatatatatatatatatatatatatatatatttgtgtggTGGTAGAGCGGAGATACAATTTTatgaaggtaaaaaaaaaaaggatattttgatatataaatttcaatgtaggatatattagttagtttattaaacatatatatatatataaagaaaaataatggtGGCATTATCGAAGAATAAGAGGCAAACTTGTGCATGCGGGTGGAAGAGTGGAAAATGATAGAGTGGTGGTGATGTGATCATATGTAGATATATCATGAAATGATTTAGTAAACTTGGATCAATtagtcaaaatatatatatatatgacagagcctagtttttttgttttataaaaaaattaaattaagaaggATCAtaaacttcataaaatatttgtgatcTTGGTAGTTATGTGAAGGGACCTTGTTTCTTATAGTAAAAGATTtgctttattttcttttgagaaTAGCGGTCGTCTCTCATTGTGCCTTTCTAAAATTAGACAAATAAAAAAGTGTTCATACCAATAAGTCTTAATCACTACTCTTCAATAGGATCCACGCAAAGAACACATATAAACAAGTGTTCTTTTATAAATCTAATTAACAACTTATCAATCTGAAAACCACACTATTTGTGTCAACTCATACTCATAAATAACATGCATATTTGTTAACAATTTGtcatattagttttattaaataatattgttaGTTGTTGACAAACCAAACTAGcatataatttgataatttttttagagatcAACAACAAATACATATTAAATGTTATGgacttaaaataattattattccaTAAATTTAGGTAGAGTTCAATATATCAAATCCAATATCTAAATGGTCACGATCGTCTTAATCAAAATAAGTCAATATCAGCAATAATGTCTTCTTCAATATACAATTTTCTTTCGTGAGGCATATATGATTTCACTGTGTCCTCTTGATAGCACATAATGAGGAGTTGAAGACTCGATCGCCACATATAATCAAAGATGGAAGGCTACGGTTAACTCAAAATTACCGAAATATGTAACTCAAATTGCACAATAACAGAGTGAAGGAAAAATCAACCCACTAGTCTAAGTCATGTAACTAAAAAAAGTGGGTTAAAGCTTTAGTTAGATCGAAATAGACTGACCCATTTTAAATTAAGTTAGATCGATTATCGAATTATcatatttctttcttttattaaaaatatgatgaAAGTTTTACCTTGTACCTCCACGCTCATACTCTTATCCCCACATTTTGCACAAACTACCTATTTTAccttattttcttaaataacaataataatatttttttactccaCTAAATTCAAAtgagtttttgaaaaaaaaaaaaaaccgaaacacatatttttaaaataatttgaactttgtactagaaaatttagaaaaaaatttatgatatgtatcgaaaaatttgaatatttttttttaatatatagagTTCAAATTGTTTGAAACATGTGAGTTttagaaaacttttttttttttaaacccgagttgaatttaataaagtaataaaattatttttttgaaaaataaaaaagtaaaatagatACTTTATACAAAAATGTATGGATAGGAGTATAAATGTGGAGTATTGGcgaaagttttcaaatatgATTCTCAAACAGGTCCAACAAAAATTGGTCGAGCCTTCTTCCCCTCACCCCCTCCCAAATAAAAGCCCAAAATATACTAACGAACtcgttaaaaaaaatgtaatcaaCATTACCAAAAGGTTAGGTGGTAAGTTCTGAAGACATTTTTACAATGTGTATACGTAATGGACAAAGTCCAGTCATTCGTTGCCAcgtaactaaaattaatttatatttagtttttaaaatataaaatttatgcacATTTCAATCatattcttaaatttttattatatatttaatttacaataacttattaaatatttttaaaatctttatataaaaaaaaattgcatttattttctCTAAGGTCAACTAAAGTGACATTAACATctatttagttttgaaaaaacattaatatcCCTTAtactcattaaaaaaaatgtattatacaTTTTTTGACATACTTCATctattaatgttatttattatatgatacaattaaaatttttgatttaattttaaaggtACGACTATTTATCTGGTATTTGTAATTGTGAAAGATACGATTATGTTCTAAATAGTATAACCAAAATgtgtattataatatatttttgataaatgacagataaagttgaaagaataatagaaaacaaatattatgtataatttttttagcgAGTATAAGGGAGATGagtattttttcaaaactagACGAAGCGTTAGTGTTATTTAAGATGACCTCGGGGAAGGTAAATATAAtttctcttaaaaaattatactttttttggaataaaaaataattatccataaaatatagattaattGGTGGATCGCACAAATGTGTATTATATCTAGTTTAAATTAAGTGTATATGTTAATCAAATCGAAGAATATTGGATTTCTTaattctttgtatttttttttaatttaaaaacgatatttgtttatttatttaaatcaataaattaattgagaataaatttaaagttactaaaactaaaaaaaaaatatgtgaataAATTTATATCGTTCATGTTAATTGTACAAGACGATAAAATATCTACAAATGTGatgataattgatattatgtcttaaattaaattgaaacacaggaataaaatttaatttaagcaTGTGTGACTATTGTAACTCAGTATtgtattgataaatattttggtGTTTTGAATTAACAAATACTTCGAACATACTTGATATTATGGAATAATTTCATAAtcttttagtaattaaatattgtttcCAAATGAAAGAATGTTagatcaattatttaattaattaattaatttttaagaattatatataaaaattacaaaatatgtCACCAAACATTGTGACCATCGAAATTATGGGTGAGTCTCATTTTTTTTCCATCgcaatttttacttattttaatagtgttattattattattaactttaataaaatattattaaaaattaactaattgattattATTCTCTTCTGTCTTATGATCTTCTATTTAAGTAAAAGGTCAAATAAATGTGgctaaatttaaacaaaatacattacatAACTTCATGGGAATGGGAAGTATGTGTTAGactttaattttgaatatatagTGATTGATTAAgtcattatttatattcaataacAGGTCACCGCATTTAGCCGCTTAGTTATTTAATGGCTGTCACTTTAGTCGGTTTACTTCATAGTTGAAAATTTAATGTATCCCATTCTTAATTTCAACCAATATTAATTCTCTATTACAATCTCCATCACGATCTCCtttgatcaatttttatatggttatatgtacatatatatttctttatattaAACTTTATCGACTAaatcacaaatattaaaaaaatatataataatttatgttttttacaaattcactttttcaaaaaatatattgtaaactgcagaaaaatataaaatataattgaaagtACGTCTGTacataaataattgataaaagaCAGAAATCTCTCAAGAGATATTGATATATAACAACCACAATATAATTTTGTAGCTTTTACAATCAAATCCGCCAATAATATCAATAAGTcgtctctttttatttttccccTTGTTTTTAACTCATCTCTCACAGACAGCAGAATGTTTATACTTATACAAAATATTGTTTTCAATaagtaataatactttttttttatcttaattatatttataaaaagaaagaaaaaaatattaaaattcatgAATTCATAAACACTTTTGTAAGTCACACTTTTACTTTTTACAATTTGTGAACTTAATTtgtagaaaaattaattatcatgtgtagtaaattaaattcatttaagaTACCTAAAATGATTTTACTTATTCTATTTGATTATAACCGGATGTGAAATGAGTGTAACCaataaaaattatcaatgaATTATTGTAAATTTTCAACATTTTATAAATGTACTGTCAAAATAAGTAGTGAGaccataattatatatttactttaatcaagataaataaatatatttactaatatcaaaataaaaaatacagtaaaaataatattttaaatataaaaaaatatattttaaaatttataatttttattataaatgaaaaaaatctaaaaattgttttataataaggaCCACCATAAGGCTCTAGTGTAGAACTTAAAAATGGATTTGAATCTTTTTCTTCTCTTGTTTTCTCCCTCATGTTTTGAAagatataacaataattttaatgaatcacttacataaaaattaaaataaataaataattatttgtgagtttatttctctccaattacaaagaagaaaaatagacatattttttaaattcattaaaataaatttaactataattttagtttttttatcattactaatttatgaattaattttttattttagttaattattttaatttttaactaaaaaataataacgagagatattttaaataacgtgatatgatataaaatataaaattattaatatttataaaatcaaaataaaacatcGTAAAagtttagattttaatttgagaatttttttatatttttgatttaattagtaatatataaataattaatatatttaaataatttatattatataattatatatcatattattaaaaatatcaaattatttttttttattcaaaaattttaaaaaataattaaaacttttaatttaaaaaaaaaatattttatacattaaaaataataaaagaatatcCAACCCACAAAATTGTCTTGCGAACACATGTTGCCTTTGGCTAGAATTATCGCTAGCTAATAGCTATAGACCTATTCCACAGTATTCCCTAGAGAATTGTAAGAAAGAGTCCACCACTGCTTCATTTTGTCGTCTATTAAATAAACGTCACGTCTTCGTCATGTGCTGACATGAAATTTATGACACAGTCATATGAGACATAAAATTAATGACACATGCTACTAGATCAATATATAAATACTACACGTCTACACCTATCTTAAAATAAAGGTGACCTCAACGAGAGCCTTAAgatacaaaattatataaaataaaataaacattattaaataaatttaaatacataatttttattataacttttaataataacaagtactacaaaaatatttattaacattttcTTTGAAATGATATTACTCGCAAGTATTTCAAACGTACTTCTTAAATGATTGAAACtaaaaattttacataaaaaataatttttaaattttaaatttaaaaaaaattagaaataaattttttagtttgttaACAATTATCTtgaataaaataactaaatatacattaaaaattatatttattttattaattataaaacgGAGGGTTTCGTTAAATATAAGATATAGAACAATAcgctttaaatttatttaatccattttatttttccaaGATTACTCCAATACTCTATGGTATCTACTGtcctttttttaaaagaaatggtACATCCTTAGTCCCCTAccgttaaaatattttattcaccCATCCTTAATTATGACA from Cicer arietinum cultivar CDC Frontier isolate Library 1 chromosome 5, Cicar.CDCFrontier_v2.0, whole genome shotgun sequence carries:
- the LOC113786703 gene encoding uncharacterized protein, which translates into the protein MLLISAQFDPQSSVAPKYHSYIQKTPVAMENKTNLYTQLELNIANQFEGSGKIVLLLQHNNKNPITPKSKSTKTSSIQSRTPTVGVRKSPRLNNKVQSLRRSSRFSNKKSPPKKIDSGDGKTEVDSGVVEDGGKGKRKCSGDEIVERLRKEEVEGGVNGKRKRGGEIAQGWTIEQELALHTAYFTAKLSPHFWKNVSKRCLSFCNKSLTKGLF
- the LOC101515679 gene encoding protein TRANSPARENT TESTA GLABRA 1 produces the protein MENSTQESNLRSDNSVTYDSPYPLYAMAFSSNPNSQQQQRIAVGSFIEEYTNRIDILSFNPDTLSIKPQPSLSFDHPYPPTKLMFHPSTHSSLLKTSSDLLATSGDYLRLWEVRENSVEALSLFNNSKTSEFCAPLTSFDWNDIEPKRIGTSSIDTTCTIWDIERGVVETQLIAHDKEVYDIAWGESRVFASVSADGSVRIFDLRDKEHSTIIYESPQPDTPLLRLAWNKKDLRYMATILMDSNKVVILDIRSPTTPVAELERHRAGVNAIAWAPRSSRHICSAGDDTQALIWELPTVAGPNGIDPMSMYSSGYEINQLQWSAAQPDWIAIAFANKMQLLRV